The nucleotide sequence ACAAGAGGACTAGGTAGCAGTGCCTCTGCAATCGTGGGAGCGCTTGTTGCGGCTAATGCACTTATTGGCAACGCTCTTTCTACGAAAGAGTTGTTTCAGATGGCAACAGCTTTGGAAAATCATCCTGACAATGTTGGAGCGTCACTGTTCGGTGGAATTATTGCTGCTGCATGGGATGGTACGACTGCAGAGTATGTGCGCATGGACCCTCCTGCAGAGATGGATGTGCTCGTCGTAATTCCCCAATTTGAATTGTCGACGAAGAAGGCGCGGAATGTACTGCCTGAGCAAGTGACTATGAAGGATGCTGTATTTAATGTAAGCCATAGTTCACTATTAACTGCGGCATTAGCTACAGGTAGATTAGATGTGCTCCGTCATGCGATGAGAGATCGACTGCATCAGCCGTATCGGTCCGCTCTGATTCCAGGGATGAAGATGATTTTGCGAGATGCGGTGGATCATGGTGCATTAGGCGCAGTACTTTCCGGTGCGGGGCCAACAATGCTCATGCTTGTAGATCGTGCAGAAGATCGGAAGCAGGAGCTCGTTGAATTTGTTAGGTCTGTTATGCAAAATGAGGGCATCGATGTTGAGACACAGTGGCTAACGCCATGCTTGCATGGTCCCAAAGTGCGTTTCTTGCGAGGAGAGCAACGAGACGAGATACATTCTCTTGATCAGCTTGACATGGATGCCCAAGCGGGGGTGCGCGTATGACGAAACGTAAATCGGTTGCGCTATTGCCACAGAGCACGGTGTCGGATGAAGCGACGCGATATTTGCTTCAGAACCATGATATCGATTTGGTTTATTGCACCATGATATCGGATGTGTTTCTTTCGACAGCGAACGGTCATACAAATTGGAGCGTTATTCCGATCGAGAATACGATTGACGGTTCTGTCAGTCTTCATATGGATTGGCTCGTTCATGAGGTCGACTTACCTATTCAAGCAGAATGGGTATTTCCTTCGATTCAAAATTTAATTGGACATGCCTCAGAATTGAATGGTGAAGATGGCACATGGGATCCTGGCAAAATTAAAAAGATAATGAGTCACCCCGTGGCAATGGCGCAATGCTTGCAGTTCATTCGCTCACACATTCCGAATGCGGAGCTTGAGACGCTGAGCAGTACGACCGAAAGCGTGCGGACGGTACAAGCTAATCCGGGAAAAGGCTGGGCAGCGATCGGTACAAAGCTTGCGGCATCCGATTTAGGGCTCGATTTACTTGAAGAGAAAGTAACTGATCACGACAACAACTTTACACGGTTTCTGCTCGTTGGACAGGAGTCGCTTGAATTTCCCAATGCTTCGCATCATAAAACAAGCATTCTCATTACACCGCCTGATGATTACCCGGGTGCGCTACATCAAGTATTGTCGGCGTTTTCTTGGCGTCGCATTAACTTGTCTCGGATTGAATCTAGACCCACGAAGAAAAAGCTTGGTAATTATTATTTTTACTTGGATATTGAACTTTCAATGGATACCGTATTGCTACCGTTAGCACTTGCAGAAATTGAGGCTATCGGTTGTCAGGTGCGAATATTAGGCTCCTATCCAAGTATTCCATTCGTGCTGTAAGTAATTTTGAAATAATGGATGTCAAAAGCCTAACTTTTGCATAGGATGTAAGGATTGCGCGGGGCATATGCCTAATCGTGTGCGATGTCTATCCATCAGGAGGGAACGGCGTGAAGATCCATATGGTAAAACAAGGGGATACGCTGTATTTGATTGCGAAGAAGTACAATGTGCCGTTAGAAGATCTAATAAAAGCGAACCCCGAAATTAGTAATCCAGACGTTCTAGCCATTGGTACGAAGGTGAAAATTCATACGCAGCCTCAATCAGCTGCAGAGGTCATTCATCAGCATATCGTTCAGCAAGGAGATAGCTTGTGGAAGCTATCGAAGGCGTGGGGCATACACCTGTCCGACCTCATTAAGGCAAATCCACAATTGAAAAATCCGAATGCGCTGCTAACGGGTGAAGTTGTTAACATACCGAAGCAGACGGGTCATGCTGAAGCGCATCCCCATCACGGTGGTGCGCAAGGCAAAGCCAATACTGCTGTATTGCCCGGTACTAGCAAGAAGAATACCGCTGTGCTTCCCATCGAGACGCCACCTCCCGCACCCGCACCTGTACCTGTACCAGCGCCTGCGCCAGCCCCAATCGCGCCTATTGAGCCGATTTATCCGGTAATGCAAGCCCCAATCGCGCATATTGAACCGATCTATCCGGTAATGCCAGCCCCAATTGCCCATGAGCCAGCACCGTATTACGGTGGTTGGATGCATGAATCGACACAAATTTCAACTGGATATGGTTCGATTTATGGATCCAATGACTTTATTGGGTATGACAGTAACGCATTAGGCAATGAATCCTATCCTGGTGTAGGTGGAGTTATGACAACTGGGATGCAGTCAACTCCAGGTTGTCAATCCTGTGGTGGACCATCGATGCAATCGATCGCGGGCACAGCTAATCCAAGCATGTATTCAGCCCAATATTCGAATGCATATCCAAGCACATACCCTGGCATGGGCTATCCAAGCGGCATACAACCGTTTATGGCTTCGCCGAGCCCATACGGTTATGCGGGTCAAGAGGAAGCTTACAATCCGTATGTCCAAAGCGCTAGTTACACACCTGAATACGGAAATTATGCGAACCAATCTTTTCCGCCGATCCCACCATTACCTCCACTAAGACCGATAGAAGAGCCGTCCAACCCTTACGCACTCCGTGAGGAGAGTTCATTCGATGAATTGAAATCTGCATCCAAGAAGTCTAATACAAAGTCGAGATCAAGAGTCAATGCCGTAACGAAAAGCAAACCGAAACGGAAAAAGAGTATGCCTTTGCTTAAGTGGTAAAAAGATGCATAGTACCGGAGCTCCTTGGAAATATTATTGTAAAAAGCAAAGAAGGGGATTCCGGTGCTTCGCTTTCGAATACTGAAAGAAATAAAGAAGAGGTTGAAGAGAAAACGTCGTCCTGTTTGGTCACTGGGTGCGTTAACGGCATTGTTTCTTCTAGCTGGACTGTTGGATTTGAGGGCTAACAGTGTGATTGCTCCGATAACGATCCCAAGCAGTATCCTTAGTGATGAAGAAGATCCGATATTATTCGGAGGTACACGGGATCACGAGCGACTCATTCGCACTTTCTTTCAACTGGACATCGAGAACATCCAAATCATAGTGAATGAACATCCGCCTAATAAAATGGTGAGTGTTCAGGAAACAGAAATAAAGCACACAAGTGGATGAACATTCATTTGTGTGCTTTATTTCTGTATTTTTAACATGTGGCAATGTCCGCAGGTTACAAATGTGTTCTCCTTCTGTTCTCTTGACTGATAACATTTGCTATAATTAGAGAGATGTATAATGGCTTGCTAGAAAGCGGGGTAGTATGAAACATGAGAGTGCTAGGAATCGACCCCGGAATAGCAATTATGGGATTTGGGTTTGTTGATAAGATTGGACATAAATTAACGCCCGTTCAATATGGTTGCATTGAGACAGCAGCGGGGACACCGACTGAAATTCGACTGAAACAAATTTATGAGGCTTCTTGTAATTTACTAGATCAATATAAACCGGATAAAGTGGCCGTGGAGAAGTTGTTTTTCAACAAGAATGTAACCAATGCGTTCATTGTGGGACAAGCTCGTGGTGTGTTTATACTCGCAGCGGCGCAACGTGGCTTGCCGATTGATGAATATACGCCAATGCAGGTGAAGCAAGCAGTAGTCGGATATGGTGGGGCAGAGAAACGTCAAGTTCAAGAGATGGTAAAGATGTTGCTTAAGCTAGCGACGATCCCGAAGCCGGATGATGTAGCGGATGCATTAGCGGTCGCGATTTGTCATGCTCATTCGATAGTGATGAATGATAGAATGAATGGAGTGAATCGATAAATGATCGATTATTTACGTGGACGTGTTACCCACTATGAAACCGAATACGTCGTATTAGAAGTGCGAGATATCGGGTATCGTGTTTTTACTCCGAATCCTTACGGTCTTGCACGAAGCGAAGAATCCATTCAAATGTTTATTCATTATCATGTTCGCGAGGATGCCACGCAATTGTTCGGCTTTACGACGCGTGATGAGCAGACATTGTTTAGAAAATTGCTAGACGTATCCGGAATTGGACCGAAGGTTGCGTTAGGTGTATTAGTAGGTGGTAGACCGGAGTCGATTGTTGCTGCAATTCAGCAGGAGAACATTACTTTTCTGACAAAGCTACCGGGAATCGGTAAGAAGACTGCACAAAGAATGATACTAGATTTGAAGGATAAGCTGTCTGCAATGGATGGTCAATGGAATGAAGCAGCACTTTTTGCACAGCAACTTCCGGATACGAACGACACAAGCTCATCCTGGCTCGCAGCACGTGAAGCGTTACTCGGTCTTGGTTATCGAGATGCTGAATTGGATAAGGCATGGCATGTGCTTAAAGGAACAGTCA is from Candidatus Cohnella colombiensis and encodes:
- the pheA gene encoding prephenate dehydratase; its protein translation is MTKRKSVALLPQSTVSDEATRYLLQNHDIDLVYCTMISDVFLSTANGHTNWSVIPIENTIDGSVSLHMDWLVHEVDLPIQAEWVFPSIQNLIGHASELNGEDGTWDPGKIKKIMSHPVAMAQCLQFIRSHIPNAELETLSSTTESVRTVQANPGKGWAAIGTKLAASDLGLDLLEEKVTDHDNNFTRFLLVGQESLEFPNASHHKTSILITPPDDYPGALHQVLSAFSWRRINLSRIESRPTKKKLGNYYFYLDIELSMDTVLLPLALAEIEAIGCQVRILGSYPSIPFVL
- the thrB gene encoding homoserine kinase, encoding MSYNQIQLSTDRVVVKVPGSTANLGPGFDTLGMALSLFAWVSMVPAATTRITLQGSNLEGVALDKSNLVYTVAQSVFERVGLGEIELDIIIRSDVPLTRGLGSSASAIVGALVAANALIGNALSTKELFQMATALENHPDNVGASLFGGIIAAAWDGTTAEYVRMDPPAEMDVLVVIPQFELSTKKARNVLPEQVTMKDAVFNVSHSSLLTAALATGRLDVLRHAMRDRLHQPYRSALIPGMKMILRDAVDHGALGAVLSGAGPTMLMLVDRAEDRKQELVEFVRSVMQNEGIDVETQWLTPCLHGPKVRFLRGEQRDEIHSLDQLDMDAQAGVRV
- the ruvA gene encoding Holliday junction branch migration protein RuvA, with amino-acid sequence MIDYLRGRVTHYETEYVVLEVRDIGYRVFTPNPYGLARSEESIQMFIHYHVREDATQLFGFTTRDEQTLFRKLLDVSGIGPKVALGVLVGGRPESIVAAIQQENITFLTKLPGIGKKTAQRMILDLKDKLSAMDGQWNEAALFAQQLPDTNDTSSSWLAAREALLGLGYRDAELDKAWHVLKGTVTGDETADQLIKKALQQLFQG
- a CDS encoding LysM peptidoglycan-binding domain-containing protein translates to MKIHMVKQGDTLYLIAKKYNVPLEDLIKANPEISNPDVLAIGTKVKIHTQPQSAAEVIHQHIVQQGDSLWKLSKAWGIHLSDLIKANPQLKNPNALLTGEVVNIPKQTGHAEAHPHHGGAQGKANTAVLPGTSKKNTAVLPIETPPPAPAPVPVPAPAPAPIAPIEPIYPVMQAPIAHIEPIYPVMPAPIAHEPAPYYGGWMHESTQISTGYGSIYGSNDFIGYDSNALGNESYPGVGGVMTTGMQSTPGCQSCGGPSMQSIAGTANPSMYSAQYSNAYPSTYPGMGYPSGIQPFMASPSPYGYAGQEEAYNPYVQSASYTPEYGNYANQSFPPIPPLPPLRPIEEPSNPYALREESSFDELKSASKKSNTKSRSRVNAVTKSKPKRKKSMPLLKW
- the ruvC gene encoding crossover junction endodeoxyribonuclease RuvC encodes the protein MRVLGIDPGIAIMGFGFVDKIGHKLTPVQYGCIETAAGTPTEIRLKQIYEASCNLLDQYKPDKVAVEKLFFNKNVTNAFIVGQARGVFILAAAQRGLPIDEYTPMQVKQAVVGYGGAEKRQVQEMVKMLLKLATIPKPDDVADALAVAICHAHSIVMNDRMNGVNR